A segment of the Salvelinus namaycush isolate Seneca chromosome 3, SaNama_1.0, whole genome shotgun sequence genome:
AATTGACATTACACGTTAAGTATATCAACTTGCCTATTATAATGTGACAATTAAACAATAGAAATGTTTCACGGTAGAGTTACCCTCATCTACTCTCTCTTCCCCATACTGCAATAACACTGCAATATTCATAAAAGTGTTATAACTGATTCCTTCAGGTGTTATAGATGTCTTATGTATACCCCCTTGAAGTAAAAAGTTACTGTAACAACATGGTAAGATGGTCATTAACAAAAATTACATTGCGTAATGATTATATTTTGGTGTCTTTCGGAATTATTTTAATAAACACCACTTTCTGTGACTTTTGTTACCAGATAGTCACCAATTATTCGTAATATGTTTATACCGTTACGCAAACGAAGCACAGCTCAAATGTCAAAGTACTGTATGACATTTGTATTTGACCCAGGTTTACTTTGAAGTAAGTACCAGTCACAGTCCATCATAACCACATAATGACTTGTTTACCATGGAAAGCATGTGGGTCAATTGCAACCAAAGGGCAGaacttaaccttttactgcagtcggctgaatcagggtcacagatTGATTCtcggtagtcttaaacaaatctactttgaagcAAAAGTATACACTTCACATGCAttgttatgggcttaaaaaaattaaacacctgtaccatgtcagatatagatttgaaatgtaatacattttaagtttgtatcgcaatattacactttatatacatccctgaagactgaaaaataacaaaacagtttgacatagaaacagaggATATCtgtcatgatttttttttaaataaacatgaattatgaaattatgaaacatATTAATAGCATTCTACCCATGAGGCCAAACAGGGCGCTTTTGTTATTTGACTTCAGGAAAGGGCTACCATGTAGCTGGGCGTTACCAATGGATTTCATAAAAGGCTACTAACAGGAGATTATAGTCACCTGCATGTTAAAGGACAAATTCGCTTTTTTTTAACCATATCTCTATTTTTATGTAAATGGGATGCTATAGAAGGATTTCACTTggttttgagaaacttaccccacCAGCGATATACTTCTTCAGGCTCGTTCTTCAGTGTGGGGGCATGGATAAAGCATGGCCAAGCTCTCAGTATAGTAacgcaggtctttagatgttgtatacatgaaattgtgtcattccaAACTTTTGACACAATATTTCTATTCCATTTTGTTGGACTCGAGGAATACTTTCCGTGTGCAAGCATGCACATGCTTTCTATCATCATTGATGGTTTAATGAAGGATCAGACGTCAATAATCTGGCTGCCACCGATGGTTGTAATAGGCCTGGTAAATTTAAGGTAAAGCGGGATTTTAAAAGTAGGTGTTACCAATATCTAGGGGTTGACTGACATAATGATCATTATCTGGCTAATGGGGGccggtgtgttagaaatgccagggCTGATTTGAAGTCCCAGTCTGCCCCTGTCAATATAACTGGGTTTTTTCAGAGCACTAGTAGAAGCATTAGTGGAATATACGTTTGCACTCTTTACTTTAATGCCCCTATAGCTTGAACAAGTAGAACATTATTTGAAAGATTTGATAAATCTCAAGTGGTTTTTGCGGATGCATTTttgtacagtaccagtgaaaagtttggacacacctactcattcaaggctttttctttatttttactactttctacattgtagaataataataaagatatcaaaactatgagataacacatggaatcatgtagcaaccaaaaaagtgttaaacaaatcaaaatatattttacattttagattcttcaaagtaggcaccctttgcattgatgacagctttgcacactcttggcattctctcaacccgcTTCATGAGCtggtcacttggaatgcatttcaattaacaagtctggcttgttaaaagttaatttgcggaatttctttccttcttaatgtgtttgagccaatcagttgtgttgtgacatggtaggggtggtatttcAGAAacttgatgaaactggctcttaagaggaccgccactggaaaggaaaacccagagttacctctgctgcagaggataagttaattagagttacctgCACCTCATAAattgcttcagagttcaagtaacagacacatctcaacatcaactgttcagaggagactgtgtgaatcaggccttcattgtcgaattgtTGCAAgaaaccactaaaggacaccaataagaagagacttaaaatctgtcctttggactgatgagtccaaatttgagatttttggttccaaccgccatgtctttgtgagacgcggagtaggtgaacggatgatctccgcatgtgtggttcccaccgtgaagcatggaggaggtggtgtggtggtggggtggtgtgAGGGGGGGGGTGCTTTGCCGGGGACACTGTccctgatttatttagaattcaaggcacaattaaccagcatgcTTACCACAGAACTCTGCAGTGAtataccatcccatctggtttgcgctttaaattttttaattaattaatgaatttaacctttatttaactaggcaagccagttaagaacaaattcttatttacaatgacggcctacactggccaaacccggacgaccctgggccaattgtgcgccgccctatacttatagagactatcatttgtttttttaacaggacaataatactttttttatggtggtttttgagcagtggcttgcttcttccttgctgagcggcctttcaggttatgtcgatatataggactcgttttactgtggatatagatacttttctacctgtttcctccagcatctccacaaggtcGTTTGCTGATGTCGTTTGCTGAtccaggcctcccgggtggcgcagtggtctagggcactgcatcgcagtgctagctgcgccaccagagtctctgggttcgcgcccaggctgggctgggttcgcgcccaggctctgtcgcagccggccgcaaccgggaggtccgtggggtgacgcacaattggcatagcgtcgtccgggttagggagggtttggccagtagggatatccttgtctcagtatgtaaaatgtaataaaatgtatgcactctactgtaagtcgctctggataagagcgtctgctaaatgactaaaatgtaaatgtaaatgttctgggattgatttgcacttttcgcaccaaagtacgttcatctctaggagacagaatgcggcTCTTGCCTGAGCGGTTTGAtcgctgcgtggtcccatggtgtttatacttgcgtactattgtttgtacagatgaacgtggtaccttcaggcgtttggaaattgctcccaaggatgaaccagacttgtggaggtctacaattttttttctgaggtcttggctgatttcttttcattttcccatgatgtcaagcaaagaggcactgaggttgaaggtaggccttgaaataaacccacaggtacacctccaattgactcaaattatgtaaattagcctatcagaagcttctaaagccatgacataattttctggaatttctcaagctgtttaaaggcacagtcaacttagtgtatgtaaacgtctgacccattggaattgtgatacagtgaattataagtgaaataatctgtctgtaaacaattgttggaaacatgacttgtgtcatgcacaaagtagatgtcctaaccgacttgccaaaactatagtttgttatcaagaaatttgtggagtgcttgaaaaacaagttttaatgactccaacctaagtgtatgtaaacttccgacttcaactgtacatccagGAGCAAATATTTTCATAAAAATCACACAATTTCCATCTGTTTGTAAAAGTAGTGGTTCTCattatataaattatatttatatataaattatataaataaattagcgaacatttctaaaaacctgtttttgctttgtccttatggggcattgatgaggggaaaaaaactatttcatcaattttagaataaggctgtaacctaacaaactgtggaaaattcaaggggtctgaatactttctgaaggcactgtaacatctttgaaatggttgcatgttgcatttatatttttgttcattatatttGATTCAGAGTTGCTTTTGGTATTTTAACCTGTTTGTCATGAACGCgtctggtggggatagacaaaATCATCATGAGCACGCGGATGCATGCGCGGAACCGGTTTGGTTAGCGTGCAAAACGGTGACGTGTAACATTCTACCTGCTGACGAAATGCAGTGTTATGTAAAACCAGTCGTTTTCGAAAGTGTAAGACTTTTGTGGTTTTCATTAGtatccacagccacaaagtcaaaatattATGGCTATATCATAAAAAATGTGTTTCTgtttctgcctagaaggccagcatcccggagtcacctcttcacggtagacgttgagactggtgttttgcacgGACTATTTACTGAAGCTGCCAATTGACAGACGTTTTTCCATACCACTGCATTTCGTCATCTATGCCCGTAGGTAGAACGCAACACGTCATATATTTAGATGGTTTGCTCAATTGTCGTGAATTCTGTTTTGTAGCCATCTTCTCACATGGTTTGGAACATAACTTTTATATACAGTAGCAGTGGCGAGCCGTCTTTCAGGGCAGAGCTCCACCTGCGATGAGACCCTATTTTTAGCAGAAATGCGTCTTTCCTGTTATGCATGttatttggcattaatatgtgtcccatatcagtttgcaaacaatgtaaaaaacaacATATTTATCATTGacttaataaagccgcatactaACAAGGTCACTTTTTTGTTTTATTGAGCAAGGcaactccaaaatgcaggtgtttccgCCTAGCtaatgctttctgtggtggtggagcAAGCCAGCAGAAATTACGTAgcgttgcgctgtgattggctcagtgttctgtcactcatggggagaCTACGTcaccccttgggtgctgccatggagttacattagaagtgcccatccaagaaggctcaaggtcattggccacggATAAAATTATATCAAAacacattatatctacagtagctttgatggGACTGATGATGTCAACATCATAcattcaaaatcttagctagcagtcatcatcatgaatcaagttggcaatctactggcaaatcctatttaatccttgtcatatgaagagaaataatgaagagaaataataGATAAAAAGTAtaggtgctcatcggccattggacataaacattaaaCAGCAAGttagaaatcgcaaattcaacaatgagtagtTTGGAagaaatcagtggctaactgcaagcattgcaaagcaatcattagcctgctattcagtggagtggctgtgctgtcccaagtctaagattaagggtctcttttcctagttgaaaattcaaaaatattcaacattggccatgctgtcaatgaagcatgatttgtgccgcgctcaaaacaactgttaactcggaactgcaaaatctgacgtTAGAGAGTTCAAGACTACTGGGAACTCggctacgactgggaaaatacgttttgaacattcatccaactcggaatacTACATTTGGAACTCatgactctttctagagctacgacctgaagatcactgacgtcatcacgATTCAACCATTTTTTTCTCTCGAGTTCAcggttgtcttgaaagcaccataaatccagagaattttttttatttcacaattatttaaccaggtaggctagttgagaacaagttctcatttacaactgcgacctggccaagataaagcaaagcagtgtgacacaaacaacaacacagagttacacatggaataaacaaacatacagtcaataacacaatagagaaaaagtctatatatagtgtgtgcaaatgaggtaagataagggaggtaggcaatagtagtccgtagtggcgaaataattacaatttagcaattaaacactggagtgatagatgtgcagaagatgaatgtgcaagtagagatactggggtgcaaaggagcaataaataaataaataacagtttgGGGATAAGGTAGtttgatgggctatttacagatgggctatgtacaggtgcagtgatctgtgagctgctctgacagctggtggttaaagttagtgagggagatatgggtctccagcttcagtgatttttgctgTTCTGACTTGGCGGTGCACTTGAAGCCTATAACCTTTTTCGGAGAAATGCAAACATTGAATATTGAAATATTTATCCTAcgtttctgacttggtgtacagggagaacactgtaggaatggcccatgttctgaattctgtcgctgtacatttcaaaagtgctaaacaaatagttatattgactatgtctgtCCTAGcatgctcattaatgtcttaatcgaaagtacagattgcctcttatctgcttctTATCCCCTTATGTCATAtgtgtacatctcaattgtcagtagaaaccacatttgtttaagcaagtcagccatatcagctatgttcttttaaaaggcagtaaaatAAGCTGAATGAACTGATTCGCTGCCGGACAACACTCCTTTGACAGCCAGGTGTAgaggtggtaaggattcactccactTTTTATACATCCTGTaaactgtgtatgtgacaaattcaATTTAATTCGATTTTATTTGCTTTGATTTCATCTCCAAATGTATTCAACTTATATTTTAAAGCACACAGTTGAGAATGGCATTCAAGTGATTCATTCAGTAAATTAAGAATTCTAAGCATCCATATCTTGTCTTGTCTAGCACTAACTGCTACAGTGTATGTCCCCATACATGAATTTGAAGCATCCATCCTCTCTAAAAAACGTTGTCCTCACAACAGCACCTAAGGGGGAAGAATGTCCCCTGCTGGCCTGTTGACATCACTTCAAGCAGATCAGAAAATGTCAACCGGGTTTTATATGGGGTTGTCTCAATCAGATTACACTCTTACTTAAATATGACAGGCGAATTTCTTAGGAGATAGTGAGTATTGTAGATTATAATGCAGTTTTAGACTGTTTTTAATTTTTGGGGCCTATAGCCAATAAAATATCCAGTAGGTATGAATCGTATTTATAGTAAGGTTTAGTTTATTGTCATGGTGTACATGCTTGGCAGCTAAGCGCTGAATTGCATTGTACAGTTCATTTAAATAAATAACCAAATAATTACATAAACAAATcaatcatgtgaaatcatgtgatatattcataaaaatatataaaggttatgttcaacaccatatgagAAGATGGCTACAAATAGAATGCAGGACAATTGAGCTAACCATCTTAAAAGGTGACGTGTAACGTTCTACCTACTGGGATAGATGACGAAATGCAGGGGTATGTAAAACCTGCTGTTATCGAAAGTGAAAGCGATTTATGGTTTGTATTCACCGATGGCATCATCCCCCGCGACAAAGGTTGCTATTATTTATTTCTTAGCATTTTTTGCCACCCTTTTCCTAAACTGAACCTACTTCTCCCAACTTGCTTCGTTACTAATTGTTTTGTATCTAgctgtaaataaaaaataaggtCCACAAGAAATCGTTTGAACTACCTTTTTATATTTCAATGTCAATTTGTTTTACAACAAATAATGAAATGCCATGTAGGCTACATGTAGTACATTAAGATAACTGCAGTGGAGCAGCTGTGTGGAGTCCAACTATTATCATCATGTTCTTCTTTCTGTAACAGTGTAGCTGTGCAATTAGTTACACGTTCCATCCCCTGAGAGAGGGGATATAAACAGTATGCATTTAAATGCTTATACTGTAGGCTATCATGTGTACTTAATAAAGGTAAAAATGAACTACAAAAAATGCATAGGCTACTGTATTTAAAATGCATTGCGTGAAGAGCACTGTGTACCTGCCATTATAGTATTCTCTGTTTTGATGACGTATTGGTACAAATAAGTATTTGCATAGCCCATGCTTTGACCAACATTCTTGCGCACACCTGCAAACAGAAGACAAGAACGAAACATTTCGTCAGCAGCTATTCAAGGTGAAGAGATGGAATTTTCAATGCTCTTTCAGTTTCCCTGTTTGGAATTTCCTTTTTTTATAGCCTTAGGAAATGACATATGACCTCATCCATGATATTTCAATGAGAGAGACTATATAGTTAGGGCACGTAGCCCAACGTTAAGAAGTAGTGTTCAGGGATTTATCAACTTGACAGGACACATGGCAACTCTTAACATGTCCTTTGTGATACATCTTCTGTGTATAATTGTTTTTTACCCGGTTGTGTATGCTAAATGCAGTGACCGAAAAGTGCAAATATATTATCTTTCTCAAACGCGCCAGACCCTCAATGATCTTGCCGAGGTAGGATCATTTCTTTATCCTGTTACAAATTGACTATATAGACACAGACATATTTAGAAATATTGCTCTGAATACAGGCTGTAGCTTAAATACTGTGAGATCACAAGTTATTTATTCTAGTTTAAAAATAGATTATTGGAGCTTGATTCATTCATATATTCAGTTGTTTTATTGAGATATGATGTATTTTGTGTGTGGTATAGGAGAGGTTACCAAGAGGCTGTATCCCAGAGGCGGAAAGGTTAAGGGTCCAACGTCCAACGCTTTCAATAGAGGTGATGCTCAGGAGATCATGAGTGGCTACAATTTCTGTGTTAGTCAAGTTCAATTGCATGGTTACACGGGGTGTTATTGTGATTACAGGAGGGGGAAAAGTTTTGGACACTGAGACTTGCGTTTCAACTAGCCAGCGAGCTCTTCCAACAAAACCTAACTCTTGTGAAATGGAATTCCATCAAACTCAAGGACCTCCAAGACCTTCTTGATCGACAAAATAGGACCTATTCGAAATGTGTACGTTCTTGgttatgtttattttttgtttactGTAGCTTTTtacacaattattattattattattattatttttcatgTAATCGCATGGATATTTATACTAATGTTGTTTACTATTTCAGGTGAGAGACATGAGTGTGCATCTAAACCTTCCAATTAAGAACTACTTCAAAGAGCTGGATGACTTTCTTTTACATGAGGTAAAACATATCATAGGTTGCATTTTTTTTGTCAGCTGTGTTTCAAATCTAAACTATTGAGAGGGGTGGAGTGGGCTTAGCCTATACCTATGGTGTATTATGTATTATTTTCAcctaaaatatgtttttttcacTTTTTTCTTTCAGCGTTTCAGCGCGTGCTCATGGGAGGTCGTGAGAGCTGAAATGGGGAGCATCATTTCACAAGTAATCAAAAATGCCAAGAAACACGTGTGAGAGTAGCATTACTTTTAGATCAATTCTGCAATAAAATTTAATTTCGTTTAATATATTAAGTATGCCATTGTAAcctttatatatttatattatttatcCGTGTTACAAATAATTACCATGTACGCTATAATATTTAAATAAAAAGACAAACACTCTTTATATTGGGTTAAATTGTGCTAGCAATTTTGTAAAATTGTGTGGTGTGATGCAACCAACGACTTTTTCCTGTAAATGTTTTCCTAAATAATGTAAAaatatgtaaaaataaaaatattcctcCTGACAATTACATATCATCTTCAATGAAAAACAATAAACTTCTTTACAATACTCTGAATTGCTGAATTCCAGCCATACTTCCCGCCCTTTAAGACATCATCATACTACTGTAAAATATTGTTGATTCGTATAGTTATTCATAATACTTTGACAGATGATCTATTTGATATACCTATTTTACGCACGCATACCTACAGTCTAGGCCCAGATTCAAAACCAACCGCAATATAGACTCCCATTTAAGCAGTGTTGTCAAGGTCTATACTGCCTGTTTCTAAAACGAAATAAAGTAATGTTGAGTGTGTAATTCATACAACCCATACAAGGTTGATCTGTATCTTTAAAGAGGCAGTTGAGGTCCACAAACCACAATTACCATCCATATCCGTTAAATTGTTTAGAAATTACGTCACTTTCATACATAGACCCCCCATTTTAGGGAAATAAAAGTATTAGGATATATTCACATATGGTTATTACATAGTACAACttgtttggtcccatattcatagcacgtaatgactacatcaagcttgtgactctacaactgtgttggatgcatttgctgtttgttttggttgtgtttcagattattttgtgccaaaTAGATATGaatagtaaataatgtatttaatgtGTGTCATTCTGGagtcacatttttttttaaatttaaggcAGCAGAATGTGAAAACTTTGCATAGCTGTGTACTGTAAGAGCGAACACCAGTGTCATCGGACCCTCCTTTACGCGTTTCCCCCCTATGGTCGTGATTCAGACCACACTGAAGATAGTGCTTCCGGAGGACTGGTCATTGATCATTGTCGCTCCCCATTGGCCCAAACTaccattcttatttacaataaaagtggtTCGCGTAGGTCATTTGCCGCAGCCAGACATTTGGAATCTGTGGGCTTGGCCCTTGAAAGGTATAAACTGACAACACAATCATGTGAGGCTTCAACCCAATCACACATTCAATTCGTGCATATATGTACGTAAAGCATTTCAGCAAATTTTGTGCATTTGCTGAAACTGATGGCAAGGGTTTATTGTTACAGTACAGTCCTTAAAATGGCACGCTCCACGAGAGGATATATTTACGTGGCGGGCTTTGAGCTTTGGTGCAAAAATAAAGGAATTGTTCCTCTGGTGGACATTTTAATGTTGATACGGGGGTTTTTCAAGCAGGGCTGTTCATTCTCCACCCAGAAGATGTATATGGCAACTATTTCAGCGTGTCATATGGGAATTGATGGTGCCACTCCAGGAGCTCATCCCCTGGCGGTATGGTTTTTAAAAGGTGTGCGCCGTCTCAGACCTGTCATCGAAATTGTTAGAAGTTTGTAAAAACTATTCTAATAACATTTACAGCTGTACAATGGATGAAGATACTCCAAACTATTAGACCCCCCCCCATCAGATATTGACTGAATTATAGCACACagacaaaaacaaatgttttttctATTGTACTTGATTCTTGCactcatatatacattttcttaGTATATCAGGTATTTTTAAATGCTTTGTATTAAAATAAAGACAATTGTTTTTGCTTAATTTGCAAATATACACTAGCTGAATACTTGTAAATGTGATCAGTTCATTTTCTTTACACATttcaaaacatttctaaaaacctgtttttgctttgtcataatggggtattgtgtgtagattgatgaggggaaaaacaacaacaattgaatccattttagaataaggttgtaatgtaacaaaatgtggaaaaagtcaaggggtctgaatactttccgaatgcaatatAACTTGTGATCTCACAGTATATATGCTACAGCCTGTATTCAGAGCCATATTTCTAATATGTCTCTGCCGACATTGTCAATTTTGAACAGGTTAAAGAAATTGGCCTACCATGGCAAGCTCATTGAGGGTCTGGTGAGTTCGAGAAAGATAATATATTTGCTCTTTTCAGTCACTGCATTTAGCATACACAACCGGGTAAAGAACAATTATACACATAAGATGTACCACAAAGTACACGTTAAGAGTTGTCAGTCAGTTGATAAATCCCTGAACACTTCGTGCCCTACCTTTATagtctccctcattgaaatgccATGGCTGAGGTGATATGTAATGACATTTCAAGCAGGGAAACTGAAGCATTGCAAATTCCATTCCTTCACCTTGCATAGCTGCTGACGAAATGTTGTGTTCTTGTCTACTGTGTGCAGGTGTGCGCAAGAATGTTGCTCAAAGGATAGGCTATGCAAATACTTATTTGAACCAACAcatcatcaaaccagagaataaAATAATGACAGGTACACAGTGCTCTTCAAgaaatgtatttttaatacaGTAGCCTATCTATTTTTTTGTAGTTCAATTTGACCTTTATTAAGTAGGCATGATAGCCACCAGTATAAACATTTAAATGCATACTGTTTATATCCCCTCTCTCAGGGGATGGAACGTGTAACTAATTGCACAGCTACTCTGTTACAGAAAGAAGAACATGATGATAATAGTTGGACTCCACACAGCTGCTCCACTGCAGTTATCTTAATGTACTACATGTAGCATCCATGGCATTTCATAATTTGTTGGTAAACAAATTGACATTGGAATATAAAAAGGTAATTCAAACGATTTCTTGTGAACCTGATTTCTTATTAACAGCTAGATATAATGTTATTATTAACATATTAACAATATTATtaacaatatctctctcatcgtcactcaatgcataggtttacctccactgtattcacatcctaccatacctttgtctgtacattatgccttgaatctattctagcgtacccagaaacctgctccttttactctctgttccgaacgtactagacgaccagttcttatagcctttagccatacccttatcctacttctcctctgttcctctggtgatgtagaggttaatccaggccctgcagtgcctagctccactcccattccccaggctctctcatttgttgacttctgtagccgtaaaagccttggtttcatgcattttaACATTAGacgcctactccctaagtttgctttactcactgctttagcacactctgccaacccggatgtcctagccgtgtctgaatcctggcttaggaagaccaccaaaaaccctgaaatttccatccttaactataacatttcccgac
Coding sequences within it:
- the LOC120044498 gene encoding interferon alpha-G-like, with product MATLNMSFVIHLLCIIVFYPVVYAKCSDRKVQIYYLSQTRQTLNDLAEERLPRGCIPEAERLRVQRPTLSIEEGEKFWTLRLAFQLASELFQQNLTLVKWNSIKLKDLQDLLDRQNRTYSKCVRDMSVHLNLPIKNYFKELDDFLLHERFSACSWEVVRAEMGSIISQVIKNAKKHV